From a single Osmerus mordax isolate fOsmMor3 chromosome 14, fOsmMor3.pri, whole genome shotgun sequence genomic region:
- the ndor1 gene encoding NADPH-dependent diflavin oxidoreductase 1 yields the protein MSTSSLLILYGSQTGTSQDTAERIGRQALRRRMLVRVEALDSYSVCNLISESLVVFVCSTSGEGDPPDNMKNFWRFLFRKSLPAGSLCRLDCAVLGLGDSSYSKFNFVAKKLYKRLLQLGANVLLPVGLADDQHDLGANGVIDPWLISFWEKVLALYPLPTGTRQLSDSEPLPPRYVFRLLGNSIEKASDRLRMPENETTPSQSNPFPARMVSNLRVTHTSHFQDVRHMEFDITGSNIEFTAGDVVMMRPCNAVEDVEQFCQLLRLNPDTQFTLVPTDDSSAPVPSQIPQPCTVRYLVENFLDIAAVPRRSFFEQLTTFATNELELEKLTEFSSAQGQDELHGYCNRPRRTALEVLTDFPHTTAELKPDYLLDLFPEIQPRSFSIASSQKLHPNIIQILLAVVCYKTKMQKPRRGLCSSWLASLDPMSGDVYVPLWVKKGSLKFPKDPASPVIMVGPGTGVAPFRSAVQERAAQCRTVNVLFFGCRSEYKDFYCRTEWEEMERAGHLTLFTAFSRDQEDKIYVQHRVKDQAKLLWDLIANKNAYFYIAGNAKQMPSSVCDALKMVFQSEGGVSSEEAEQMLVAMEKAGRLQRETWS from the exons TGCAACCTCATCTCTGAGTCTCTGGTTGTCTTTGTGTGCTCTACTTCTGGCGAAGGTGATCCTCCAGACAATATGAAG AATTTCTGGCGGTTCCTGTTTAGGAAATCACTTCCAGCTGGTTCTCTATGTCGCCTTGACTGTGctgtgctgggtctgggagactCATCATATTCCAA GTTCAACTTTGTAGCTAAGAAGCTTTATAAGCGACTTTTGCAGCTGGGGGCCAATGTGTTACTGCCTGTGGGGTTGGCGGATGACCAACATGATTTGGG TGCAAACGGTGTGATCGACCCCTGGCTCATATCGTTCTGGGAGAAGGTTCTCGCCCTTTATCCTCTTCCCACCGGTACCAGACAGCTCAGCGACAGTGAGCC GCTCCCCCCAAGATACGTTTTCCGTTTACTGGGAAATTCTATAGAGAAGGCCTCTGACAGGCTGAGGATGCCAGAGAATGAGACCACACCTTCTCAGTCTAACCCCTTCCCGGCTAGGATGGTGTCTAATCTGAGAGTGACCCACACCTCTCATTTTCAAGATGTCCGGCACATGGAGTTTGACATAACAGGCTCGAATATAGA GTTCACAGCTGGTGACGTGGTGATGATGCGTCCCTGTAATGCCGTTGAGGATGTAGAACAGTTTTGTCAGCTACTAAGACTGAACCCTGACACCCAGTTTACACTTGTCCCAACAGATGACAgttcag ccCCGGTCCCGTCCCAGATTCCCCAGCCCTGCACGGTGCGCTACCTTGTTGAGAACTTCCTGGACATTGCCGCCGTGCCACGACGCTCCTTCTTTGAGCAGCTGACCACCTTTGCCACTAACGAGCTGGAGCTTGAGAAGCTGACTGAGTTTAGCTCCGCCCAGGGTCAGGATGAACTACATGGCTACTGCAACAGGCCCCGGCGCACTGCTCTAGAG GTTTTAACAGACTTCCCTCACACTACTGCAGAGCTAAAGCCAGACTACCTATTGGACCTGTTCCCTGAGATCCAGCCTCGCTCATTCTCCATCGCCTCTTCCCAAAAG TTGCATCCCAATATAATCCAGATCCTACTAGCTGTGGTGTGCTACAAGACCAAGATGCAGAAACCTCGCAGAGGCCTTTGTTCCTCTTGGCTGGCCTCCTTGGATCCCATGTCAG GGGACGTATACGTGCCTCTGTGGGTGAAGAAGGGGAGTCTAAAGTTTCCTAAAGACCCTGCCTCTCCTGTGATAATGGTTGGTCCCGGGACAGGGGTGGCTCCCTTCAGGTCTGCTGTCCAGGAAAGGGCAGCCCAGTGTAGGACAG ttaatgtgttgttttttggCTGCCGGTCCGAGTACAAAGATTTCTACTGTCGCACTGAATGGGAGGAGATGGAAAGGGCCGGGCACCTCACTTTGTTCACTGCATTTTCAAGAGACCAG GAGGACAAGATTTATGTACAACATCGTGTCAAGGACCAGGCCAAACTTCTGTGGGATCTGATTGCCAATAAGAATGCCTACTTTTACATTGCTGG CAATGCCAAACAGATGCCATCAAGCGTATGTGACGCATTGAAGATGGTCTTTCAGAGCGAAGGGGGTGTGTCCTCAGAGGAGGCTGAACAGAtgctggttgccatggagaaaGCAGGCCGTCTCCAGAGAGAAACCTGGTCCTAA